In the genome of Opitutia bacterium KCR 482, one region contains:
- the eda gene encoding bifunctional 4-hydroxy-2-oxoglutarate aldolase/2-dehydro-3-deoxy-phosphogluconate aldolase, translating to MAEKVREARIVAVLSVNDKNDAVDLANALADGGIKAIELTLRTPNAFECASAIVEKAQKIMLGIGTVLTPEQAEEAKRRGADFAVSPGCNVRVIDAAQKAGLPFAPGIMTPSEIEQSLEHGCTLMKYFPAGTTGGMKHLESMAAPYKHLGVSFIPLGGLKLANMGEYLSSPLVAAIGGSWIAPAKLINERDWAAIRKNAEEATAALNA from the coding sequence TTGGCTGAAAAAGTAAGGGAAGCGCGCATTGTCGCGGTTCTTAGCGTAAACGACAAAAACGACGCCGTCGATTTGGCAAACGCCCTCGCCGACGGCGGCATCAAGGCAATCGAGCTTACGCTCCGCACGCCCAACGCGTTCGAATGCGCGTCGGCGATTGTCGAAAAGGCGCAGAAAATCATGCTCGGCATCGGCACGGTTTTGACGCCCGAACAGGCGGAGGAAGCCAAGAGGCGCGGCGCGGATTTCGCCGTAAGCCCCGGCTGCAACGTCCGCGTGATTGACGCCGCGCAAAAGGCGGGTCTGCCCTTCGCCCCCGGAATCATGACGCCCAGCGAAATCGAGCAGTCGCTCGAACACGGCTGCACGCTCATGAAGTACTTCCCCGCGGGCACGACAGGCGGCATGAAGCACCTCGAAAGCATGGCTGCCCCCTACAAGCACCTCGGCGTAAGCTTCATTCCCCTCGGCGGCTTGAAGCTTGCGAACATGGGCGAATACCTTTCGTCGCCGCTGGTGGCTGCAATCGGCGGTTCGTGGATTGCCCCCGCAAAGCTCATCAACGAGCGCGACTGGGCGGCTATCCGCAAGAACGCGGAAGAGGCAACGGCGGCTCTCAACGCCTAA